The Candidatus Krumholzibacteriota bacterium region TTCTGCTGGGCGAGGTTCGTCGCCATCGTGAGGTTGCGGGCGCGGGTCGTCGCCGTGTTGCTCTCGGGGAGCATCCGCATCGCCGCCGAGATCCCCACGCCGAAGATCAAGAGCGCGACGATCAGTTCAATCAGGCCGATTCCCTTTTCAGACTTCAACATCATGTCCCGCTCCCTTTCAATCGACGGTAATGTTGCCCGTGCCGCCGAAGATCCGGACGGCCTTGATATTGTTGTTGTTGTTCCTGAGGGTGATCGAACCGCTCTCGCGCGTGTTCCCCAGGTGTCCGAAGGTGAGCGTCGTCGTCGAGAGCGTATGCGCGGTGATGACGATTCCCTCGTAGAGCTCGTAGGTGGCGCTGCGGTACTCGTTCATGTCGCGCGAGCCGTCGCGATCCTCGTCCTCGAAGAAGAAGTACTCGTTGTTGTCCGTATCGAAGACGAACACCGTGTTGATGTTCTTCATGACCGCCGCCGAGCGGGCCGTCCGCAGCGCGGCGGCGAATTGCTGCGCCTCGCCGTTGAGCTTCCAGTTCTGGGAGAAACGGCCGTACATCGGCACGGAGAGCACGGCGACGAGCCCGATGATCAGTATGGAGACCATCAACTCGATCAGTGTGAATCCTGCGCGTGTGTTCGTCATGTTCGGCACCATCGTCGATCGTTCGATCCGGCCGGCGGCCGGGAGCGGCGGCCGCCGTGTTCCGGCGTGTCGGCGGGGGCTCCGGTCGTCCCGCGCCATGGTGTTCTTCGCTCCACCGGGCATCACGCAAAAAGCGTGCCTCGTGCCGGACGGCCGGGTCCGGGGGCGGCGACGACGACCCCCCGCGCATCCCCGGACGGCGTCTTTGTTTGTTCAACGTCCGTTCCGGCACGGGATTAGCCGCAACGGGCGCGGCGATCGGCCCGCCGGCCAAACAGCCATGATTTTTCGTGGAATTATTGCACTATGCGGGAAGCGGAATCATGGGCGACGTCGGGGAGTTCCGCGCCAATCAGCGTCGCCCGAGTCGTCTGGCATGTTGCTCTCGGCGCGTGCACAATGTACCATTCGTCATATCCCGCCGGCGGCCGCCGGCCGGGATGGAAGGGATTTGCGATGACCGATTGCCTCTTCGTCTCCGACCTCCACGGGCGGATGGACCGGTACCGGAAGCTCTTCGCGGTCGTCGCCGGCGAGCGGCCGCGGGCGCTGTTCGTCGGAGGCGACATCCTCCCCCACGTCCCCGGAAAGCCGAGGGATTTCCTGGGAGAGTATCTGCTGCCCGAGCTCGCGCGCCTGCGCGCCGATCTCGGAGAGGAGGCGCCGCGGGTCTTTCTCGTCCTCGGCAACGACGACGGCCGCGCCGACGAGGAGCGCCTCCTCGAGGCGGAGGCCGCCGGGATCCTCTCCTACGCCCACGGCCGGGCGGCGGCGTTCGGAACGTGGTCGGTCTACGGCTACGCCTTCACACCGCCGAGCCCCTTTCTCCTCAAGGACTGGGAGCGGTACGACGTCTCCCGCTACGTCGACCCGGGATGCATCTCTCCCGAGGAGGGGTCGTATTCCGTTCCCGTCGCGCCGGAGAAAGCCAGGTACGCGACGATCTCGGAGGATCTCGGGCGCCTCGCCGGCTCGGCCGACCTGTCCCGCGCCGTCTTCCTCTTCCACGCGCCCCCCTACCGCACGGCGCTCGACCGAGCCGCGCTCGACGGGCGGATGATCGACCACGTGCCGGTCGACGTCCACGTGGGATCCATCGCCATCCGGCGTTTCATCGAGTCGCGGCAGCCGCTCCTCACACTGCACGGCCACGTCCACGAATCGGCGCGCCTGACCGGCTCATGGCGGGAGACGATCGGCCGCACGCTCTCCCTCTCGGCGGCGCACGACGGCCCCGAGCTGGCGATCGTGAGGTTCTCGCTGGATGATCCAGGCGGGGCGACGAGGGAATTGCATTAGCGGGCGTCTTCGGCACGGCCGATGCCCGGGCCTCGATGTCCGCCGCGCGGGGTGCTCAGGGCTGCTTCATCGGCAGCGGCCGGGCGGCGTCGGTGACGGCTCCGATCTTGACGGCGAAGCTCGTCCGTTTCTCGATGTCCCGGTCGGTGACGATGTGCACGTCGAGCAGGCCGCCGGTCCGGTACCCCGTCCGCAGGTAGTTGATCCGGTCGAGGCAGAGGCTCCACCCCTCGAGCCAGTTGAGCAGGTCGGCGCGCTGCTTTTTCGTCCCCCGGAAATGGACGATGATGTCGATATCGCTTCCCATCCCCGCCGTCGCGTTCTTCGTGCTGCCGAAGACGTAGAAGCCCGCCACACCGAACCGCTCCGGATCGAGCTGGGCGGCGATGTGCTCGGCCATGCGGAGCCGCCACACCCAGGAGATGTCGACGGCGCGCGACTCCTCCGGCTCGACCCATTCGACCGGCTCGTTCGCTCCCGTCGCCTCCGAGAGGACCCCGACCGCCTCGCCGAGCTCGGCGTTCATCAGCACGCGGAGAACCTGGCCGCCGGTGGCCTTCGGCACGTCGATCAACCGCACCGTGCCTGCGAGATCCGCGAACTCGGGAAGGACCTCGGAGAGGATGTTTTCGGAGCCGAGGAGGAATTTCTCGTTGAAGACGATCCCGTCGTCGTCGGGGAAGAGGGGCAGGTAGCGGATCCGCCCCTCGACGAGATCCTGGAAGAAATGGGTGCCGAAGGAGAGATCGGGCTTGTAGCCGCCCTTCTCCCGGGCGATCTCGACGAGGACGGCCGTGTTGTTGATGTCGGCGTACCCCACGCTCACGCCGAGCTTGATGTCGCCCCTGCTGCCCCACCGTCCCGGGCCCATCAAGATGAACTGCCGTTTGGGGAGGAGCTTGTTGAGCTGCCCCACGGCCCGCCCGACCGCCACGAGGTCGGCGCGTTCCGGCAACTCGGCGTACCGGTCCGGATCGACGTAGACGATGTGCGTGATGTCGGGGACGCGGCCGTTCGAGATGTATTTCTTCGCCGTGAAGATCGTCCTGTCGGCTGGCGTATCCTGCGGGATCGGCGATGAGACGCTGTCCTCCGAATAGCTCTGCGGCCGGCACTGCAGCAGGTGGAAATCCCTGCCGTTGTGCGCGAACTCGATGTCGACGGGCGTGCCGAGCTTCTCCTCGAGCAGCTTCAGCATCGTGTCCACCTGGCGCACGAACGGGGTGCCGCCGACGAGCCCCTCGAAGGTGAAGACGAGGTCGTCCCGCCCGGGATCGACGTCCATCGCCATCGGCCGGCGGAGGTTGTTTCCGTCGTAGATCGAGACGAGCTTCTCGATCATCGGGTACTCCACGCCGGGCGCGCGGAGGAGCTCGTCGATCTCCATCGTCTCGAAACTGTTCGTTTGGAGGTTGATCACGTCGATCTTCCTCGGCGAGTAGTGGACGATCTCCTCGGTGGCCACGTTGACGCGGAGCCCGGGCTGCCCCGGCGCGACCAGCACGGGATAGTCGTCGCTGACCCGGTCGACCGCCCGCGTCCCCAGCCCGGGCACCATGCGGATGAGGCCGTCCTCGCGCCTGATCCGCGGCGACCACCGGAACTCGTTCCGGCTGAAGGCGACCCCGGAGAAGGCGGGCAGGAAGAAGTCGCCGACGCGCTCGCCGACGACCTCCTGGATCATGATCGCCATCTCCTCGTTGAAATCGAGGAGCCCCCGCTCGGCGCGGTACTCGATCGGATCGGGGCCGAAGGTGGAGGCGTAGACCTCGGCGACGGCGTCGAGCAGCGCGTCGAGTCGCTCCTTCTTCGATCCCTGGTTCGCCACGAAGAAGCTCTTGTACTTCCCGGAGAAGGCGGCGCCCATGCTGTCCTCGAGGAGGCTCGACGACCGGATGATGAGGGGCCGGTCGCCGAAATCGTCGAGCATCACGGACAGTCCCTGGACGATCTCCGGCGGAAAGGTGCCGTTCTTGAAGGTCTGGATGACGTGCGGGTACTCGACGCGCACCTGGTTGATGTCCTTGTACTTCTGCTCGACGACGTCGCCGAGGTTGTTGTAGCGGAGAAAGGAGAGGAGCACGTCGGAGGTGATGTACCAGCTCTTCGGCATCCTGATCGAGGCGAGGGGATCCCCCTCGCCGGCGGTCTTGCGGATGATCTGCATGGCGAGGACGAGACCGGCGCATTTCCCCCCGAGGCGCCCGTGGCTCTCCGCCGTGTAGATGATCCGGTCGATGACGCCGAAGAAATCGCGTATGTCGATATAGTTCTTCGCCACGTTGATGTAGTCGAGCTGCGTGGAGAGGAGCCGCCTGATCAGCGAGACGACGACGCCCATGCGCGACGCGCTCGAGAGCTCGATCCCCTCGGGCGAGGCGTCGCGGTAGGTGCGGAGCGCCCCGATCACCTCGGCGAGCGTGAGGTTGCGGTTCGAGACGTGGACGAGGTACTTCAGCTTGTCGTCCTGGATCCACTTGCGGAGGTAGGCGAGTATCTGGTCCTCGGTGTAGCGCTTCTCGGCGATGCGGAAGATCCGGAAGCTCAGGGCGTCGCTGATGTCGAGGTTCTGGCGCCGGTGCGGCGTGTTGATCTCCGTGCCCCCCTCGCCGGCGATGTCGGCCTCGGCCGGCGCGATCTCCTTGCGCAGGGTCTCCGCCTCGGCCACGCCCGTCCAGCAGAGGTGGTTGAGCATCTTCTCCGAGAGGGTGACGAAGAGGCTGCGATCGGTATGCCTGAGGAGGTTGAGGACGACCTCCCAGTCCCCGCCGCTCTCCCGCTCGCCGGCGCCGTTCTGCCCCTCGGCCGCCCTGCGGAGCATCTGGTGGAGCAGGAAGTTGCCGAGGCGGCCGGCGATCGTGCCGAGGAGCCGCTGTTCCTGCCTGAGGAACGGCCCGTTGTCGGCGAGGGGCATCTGCCGCGTGTAGAAGACGGCGATCTCCCCCGCCTTCTTGTCCTGGAGCGGGATGTCGGACACGAGCATCCACGGCGTCTCGACGAATCCCGGCGTGCTGTACCGGTCGGTCCCGATGGTGACGAGCACGCTGCAGACGTCAGGGTACTGCCAGCCCGAGGGGATCGCCTCGATGATGCCGCGGCAGACCTCGCCGATCTCCGCGTCGGGGGACTTGAGGATCTCCTCGATCCGGTAGAGGCACTCGAGCTCCTTCTCGCGCTCGCGGAAGAAGTGGATCAGGTCCTCGACACGGTCTTTTCCGTCAGTCATGCAGTATCACTCCCCGGCCGCTCCGGCCGTCCACCCTGACATCGAGCGGCGCGTCGAGCGCGACG contains the following coding sequences:
- a CDS encoding GspH/FimT family pseudopilin; this translates as MTNTRAGFTLIELMVSILIIGLVAVLSVPMYGRFSQNWKLNGEAQQFAAALRTARSAAVMKNINTVFVFDTDNNEYFFFEDEDRDGSRDMNEYRSATYELYEGIVITAHTLSTTTLTFGHLGNTRESGSITLRNNNNNIKAVRIFGGTGNITVD
- a CDS encoding metallophosphoesterase, which codes for MTDCLFVSDLHGRMDRYRKLFAVVAGERPRALFVGGDILPHVPGKPRDFLGEYLLPELARLRADLGEEAPRVFLVLGNDDGRADEERLLEAEAAGILSYAHGRAAAFGTWSVYGYAFTPPSPFLLKDWERYDVSRYVDPGCISPEEGSYSVPVAPEKARYATISEDLGRLAGSADLSRAVFLFHAPPYRTALDRAALDGRMIDHVPVDVHVGSIAIRRFIESRQPLLTLHGHVHESARLTGSWRETIGRTLSLSAAHDGPELAIVRFSLDDPGGATRELH
- a CDS encoding nucleotidyltransferase domain-containing protein, which gives rise to MTDGKDRVEDLIHFFREREKELECLYRIEEILKSPDAEIGEVCRGIIEAIPSGWQYPDVCSVLVTIGTDRYSTPGFVETPWMLVSDIPLQDKKAGEIAVFYTRQMPLADNGPFLRQEQRLLGTIAGRLGNFLLHQMLRRAAEGQNGAGERESGGDWEVVLNLLRHTDRSLFVTLSEKMLNHLCWTGVAEAETLRKEIAPAEADIAGEGGTEINTPHRRQNLDISDALSFRIFRIAEKRYTEDQILAYLRKWIQDDKLKYLVHVSNRNLTLAEVIGALRTYRDASPEGIELSSASRMGVVVSLIRRLLSTQLDYINVAKNYIDIRDFFGVIDRIIYTAESHGRLGGKCAGLVLAMQIIRKTAGEGDPLASIRMPKSWYITSDVLLSFLRYNNLGDVVEQKYKDINQVRVEYPHVIQTFKNGTFPPEIVQGLSVMLDDFGDRPLIIRSSSLLEDSMGAAFSGKYKSFFVANQGSKKERLDALLDAVAEVYASTFGPDPIEYRAERGLLDFNEEMAIMIQEVVGERVGDFFLPAFSGVAFSRNEFRWSPRIRREDGLIRMVPGLGTRAVDRVSDDYPVLVAPGQPGLRVNVATEEIVHYSPRKIDVINLQTNSFETMEIDELLRAPGVEYPMIEKLVSIYDGNNLRRPMAMDVDPGRDDLVFTFEGLVGGTPFVRQVDTMLKLLEEKLGTPVDIEFAHNGRDFHLLQCRPQSYSEDSVSSPIPQDTPADRTIFTAKKYISNGRVPDITHIVYVDPDRYAELPERADLVAVGRAVGQLNKLLPKRQFILMGPGRWGSRGDIKLGVSVGYADINNTAVLVEIAREKGGYKPDLSFGTHFFQDLVEGRIRYLPLFPDDDGIVFNEKFLLGSENILSEVLPEFADLAGTVRLIDVPKATGGQVLRVLMNAELGEAVGVLSEATGANEPVEWVEPEESRAVDISWVWRLRMAEHIAAQLDPERFGVAGFYVFGSTKNATAGMGSDIDIIVHFRGTKKQRADLLNWLEGWSLCLDRINYLRTGYRTGGLLDVHIVTDRDIEKRTSFAVKIGAVTDAARPLPMKQP